A genomic window from Halobaculum sp. MBLA0147 includes:
- a CDS encoding ATP-binding protein codes for MTEEVGDTYRALADASPDPTFFVNLETGLITDVNDRTTDLLGYDRSDLVGSPVTEVHPSEDTEQYRALFEASTGEETFRFEELPDGTRAKLVTESGETVPASVHARRVTLDGVPHMFSIVRDQSSHVAAHDRLERQREELAVLNRLIRHDIRNDMAVILGWADRLPEADDPNERAEIVDRIRTHGDHVVSLTDLAREYVDVITGETDPDLEPVPLEPLLRDEAASARQTYPEADVAVYPDATTDVSVAASPLLESVFRNLVVNAVQHNDAGTPCVRLAVAVADDTVKVRIVDDGPGIPDDRKTELFGQGEMGMDSDGSGIGLYLVDRLVTQFGGRVSVGDRDPEAFPLPGDDGKSAEGASSDHPGSVFVVELDRADAGNGADLGDD; via the coding sequence ATGACCGAGGAGGTTGGCGACACGTACCGTGCGCTGGCGGACGCGTCGCCGGACCCGACGTTCTTCGTGAACCTCGAGACCGGGCTGATCACGGACGTGAACGATCGGACGACGGATCTACTGGGGTACGACCGGTCCGACCTCGTCGGCTCCCCCGTCACCGAAGTCCACCCGAGTGAGGACACGGAGCAGTACCGAGCGCTGTTCGAAGCCTCGACCGGCGAGGAGACGTTCCGCTTCGAGGAGTTGCCCGACGGAACGCGTGCGAAACTCGTGACAGAGTCGGGAGAGACCGTTCCGGCGTCCGTCCACGCGCGGCGCGTCACACTGGACGGAGTTCCACACATGTTCTCGATCGTACGCGATCAGAGCAGCCACGTCGCCGCGCACGATCGACTCGAACGCCAGCGCGAGGAGTTGGCGGTGCTCAACCGCCTGATCCGACACGACATCCGCAACGACATGGCCGTGATCCTCGGGTGGGCCGACCGACTCCCGGAGGCAGACGACCCGAACGAACGTGCGGAGATCGTCGACCGCATCCGGACCCACGGCGACCACGTCGTCTCGCTCACCGACCTCGCACGCGAGTACGTCGACGTGATCACCGGCGAGACCGACCCAGACCTCGAGCCCGTCCCGCTGGAACCACTCCTGCGGGACGAGGCGGCCTCGGCCCGGCAGACCTACCCCGAGGCCGACGTAGCGGTGTATCCCGACGCGACGACGGACGTGTCGGTCGCCGCGTCCCCACTGCTGGAGTCGGTCTTTCGGAACCTCGTCGTCAACGCCGTCCAACACAACGACGCCGGGACACCCTGTGTCCGACTCGCCGTCGCCGTCGCCGACGACACGGTCAAGGTGCGGATCGTCGACGACGGCCCGGGGATTCCAGACGACCGGAAGACGGAGCTGTTCGGCCAGGGGGAGATGGGGATGGACAGCGACGGCTCCGGGATCGGTCTGTACCTCGTCGACCGGCTCGTGACGCAGTTCGGCGGCCGAGTCTCCGTCGGAGACAGAGACCCCGAGGCGTTCCCGCTCCCCGGAGACGACGGGAAATCGGCCGAGGGAGCGTCGAGCGATCACCCCGGGAGCGTGTTCGTCGTCGAACTCGACAGGGCAGACGCCGGGAACGGGGCGGATCTCGGCGACGACTGA